From the genome of Winogradskyella forsetii, one region includes:
- a CDS encoding pyruvate dehydrogenase complex dihydrolipoamide acetyltransferase, with protein MAEVINMPRLSDTMEEGTVASWLKQVGDKVEEGDILAEIETDKATMEFESFNEGTLLHIGIQEGETAKVDTLLAIIGDEGEDISSYLNGESKDDADDKDDAEDKEKPENKESKDSKNEKAEETSEDSGSDNDEELPEGVIVVTMPRLSDTMEEGTVATWLKKVGDEVEEGDILAEIETDKATMEFESFQSGNLLHIGLQEGESAKVDELLAIIGPKGTDVSGVAKNFKVEGGETKKEAPKAETKKEAPKEAAKKEEPKKESPKVSTPSSSADGSRIFASPLAKKMAEEKGINLGQVKGSGENGRIVKKDIENFTPASQSASVGKFVPTGQEDFDEVPNSNMRKAIAKNLAKSKFTAPHYYLNVEFDMDNAIAFRGQYNSIPDTKISYNDIVVKACALALKQHPQVNSQWFDDKMRLNNHVHIGVAVAVPDGLLVPVVKFANEQSLTQIGAAVREFAGKARNKKLGLDEMEGSTFTISNLGMFGIDSFTSIINQPNSAILSVGNIVEKPVVRNGQIVVGNTMKLCLACDHRTVDGATGAQFLQTLKGYIENPVTMLV; from the coding sequence ATGGCAGAAGTAATAAATATGCCGCGTTTGAGCGACACCATGGAAGAGGGAACAGTTGCCTCTTGGTTAAAACAAGTTGGTGATAAAGTTGAAGAAGGCGATATTTTAGCGGAAATAGAAACGGATAAAGCAACGATGGAATTCGAGTCCTTCAATGAAGGCACACTTCTCCATATTGGTATCCAAGAAGGTGAAACCGCTAAGGTAGATACATTGTTAGCTATTATTGGCGATGAAGGAGAAGATATTTCGAGTTATTTAAATGGCGAGTCAAAAGATGATGCTGATGATAAAGATGATGCTGAGGATAAAGAAAAACCTGAGAATAAAGAATCCAAAGATTCTAAAAATGAAAAAGCCGAAGAAACTTCAGAGGATTCAGGTTCAGATAATGATGAAGAATTACCGGAAGGTGTTATAGTGGTTACCATGCCACGCTTAAGTGATACCATGGAAGAAGGTACGGTTGCCACATGGTTAAAGAAAGTTGGTGATGAAGTAGAGGAAGGCGATATTTTAGCCGAAATCGAAACGGATAAAGCCACTATGGAATTCGAGTCCTTTCAATCTGGAAACTTATTGCATATAGGTTTACAGGAAGGCGAATCGGCAAAAGTAGATGAGTTATTAGCGATTATTGGCCCTAAAGGAACGGATGTTTCTGGCGTTGCTAAAAACTTTAAAGTTGAAGGTGGTGAAACAAAAAAAGAAGCACCTAAGGCCGAAACTAAAAAAGAAGCTCCGAAAGAAGCAGCTAAAAAAGAAGAACCAAAGAAAGAATCTCCAAAAGTCTCAACCCCTAGTTCAAGTGCAGATGGATCACGAATATTTGCATCGCCTTTAGCTAAGAAAATGGCTGAAGAAAAAGGAATCAATCTAGGTCAAGTTAAAGGTTCGGGAGAAAATGGTCGTATTGTAAAGAAAGATATTGAAAACTTTACACCAGCATCGCAATCAGCTTCAGTAGGTAAATTTGTTCCAACTGGACAGGAAGATTTTGATGAAGTGCCTAATTCCAATATGCGTAAAGCCATTGCTAAAAACTTAGCAAAATCTAAATTTACGGCGCCACATTATTATTTGAATGTGGAGTTTGATATGGATAATGCCATAGCATTCAGAGGACAATATAATTCTATTCCAGATACAAAAATTTCATATAATGATATCGTTGTGAAAGCTTGTGCACTAGCACTAAAGCAACACCCACAGGTGAATTCACAATGGTTTGATGATAAAATGCGATTGAACAACCATGTGCACATTGGTGTCGCAGTTGCAGTGCCAGACGGATTGTTAGTGCCAGTTGTTAAATTTGCCAATGAGCAGAGTTTAACTCAAATTGGAGCAGCCGTTAGGGAATTCGCTGGAAAAGCAAGAAATAAAAAGTTAGGATTGGACGAGATGGAAGGTAGTACCTTTACCATTTCAAACTTAGGGATGTTTGGTATCGATAGCTTTACATCGATTATCAATCAACCTAATTCTGCAATTTTATCCGTTGGAAACATTGTTGAAAAACCAGTGGTAAGAAACGGACAAATCGTAGTTGGTAACACCATGAAATTATGCTTAGCTTGTGACCACAGAACGGTTGATGGTGCAACAGGAGCGCAATTCCTTCAAACTTTAAAAGGCTACATTGAAAATCCTGTGACGATGTTGGTTTGA
- the pdhA gene encoding pyruvate dehydrogenase (acetyl-transferring) E1 component subunit alpha, translating into MQKITKEVYLKWYEDMLFWRKFEDKLAAVYIQQKVRGFLHLYNGQEAVLAGALHAMDLTKDKMITAYRNHVQPIGMGVDPKRVMAELFGKATGTSQGLGGSMHIFSKEHRFYGGHGIVGGQIPLGAGIAFGDKYHDKDAVTLCCFGDGAARQGSLHETFNLAMLWNLPVVFVCENNGYAMGTSVARTSNHTEIWKLGLGYDMPSGPVDGMNPIKVAEAFDEAIQRARKGGGPSFLEVKTYRYRGHSMSDAQHYRTKDEVAEYKKIDPITQVKEIILDKEYATEADLKAIDKDVKKRVAGCEKFADESPYPDKNVMYDAVYEQEDYPFIDHKIK; encoded by the coding sequence ATGCAAAAAATAACCAAAGAAGTTTACCTAAAGTGGTACGAGGACATGTTGTTCTGGCGAAAGTTTGAAGACAAGCTTGCCGCAGTTTATATTCAACAAAAAGTTAGAGGATTCCTTCATTTATATAATGGACAAGAAGCTGTTTTAGCAGGTGCTCTGCATGCTATGGATTTAACTAAGGACAAAATGATTACGGCTTACCGAAATCACGTTCAGCCCATAGGTATGGGTGTAGATCCTAAACGTGTAATGGCAGAATTGTTTGGAAAAGCTACAGGAACGTCCCAAGGTCTTGGAGGATCCATGCATATTTTTTCTAAAGAACACCGTTTTTATGGTGGTCACGGTATTGTAGGTGGTCAGATCCCATTAGGCGCTGGTATTGCTTTTGGTGATAAGTATCATGATAAAGATGCCGTAACATTATGTTGCTTTGGCGATGGCGCTGCAAGACAAGGGTCGTTGCACGAAACCTTCAACTTAGCGATGTTGTGGAATTTACCGGTAGTATTTGTGTGTGAAAACAACGGTTATGCGATGGGAACTTCGGTGGCACGTACTTCAAATCACACAGAGATTTGGAAATTAGGTTTAGGCTATGATATGCCTTCTGGACCAGTGGATGGTATGAATCCTATTAAGGTTGCAGAAGCGTTTGATGAAGCCATTCAACGCGCCAGAAAAGGTGGAGGACCTTCATTTTTAGAAGTAAAAACGTATCGATATAGAGGGCATTCAATGTCTGATGCACAACATTACAGAACGAAGGATGAGGTTGCGGAATACAAGAAAATTGACCCGATTACACAAGTAAAAGAAATTATTCTTGATAAGGAATATGCAACAGAAGCAGATTTGAAAGCGATTGATAAGGATGTGAAAAAGCGTGTTGCGGGATGCGAGAAATTTGCAGACGAATCACCTTATCCAGACAAAAATGTGATGTACGATGCTGTATATGAGCAAGAAGATTACCCATTTATAGATCACAAAATTAAGTAA
- a CDS encoding cytidine deaminase: MKEVKIETVLQVYDDINELPKAIQNLMHTAIEARENAYAPYSKFNVGAALLLDNSIEVIGSNQENACFPSGLCAERTAIYYASAKYPKAKILKMAITASSQNQVTDQPIPPCGACRQSIAEYEVKQKQPIEIYFMGAKGKVVKSNSLANLLPLLFENSVL, translated from the coding sequence ATGAAGGAAGTTAAAATTGAAACTGTACTACAAGTTTATGATGATATCAATGAGCTTCCTAAGGCAATTCAAAACTTAATGCATACGGCCATTGAGGCAAGGGAAAATGCTTATGCACCTTATTCCAAATTTAATGTTGGAGCGGCGCTTTTACTCGATAATAGTATTGAGGTTATTGGTAGTAATCAAGAAAATGCCTGTTTTCCTTCGGGTTTATGTGCTGAGCGAACAGCCATTTATTATGCAAGTGCCAAATATCCAAAAGCCAAAATTTTAAAAATGGCAATAACGGCTTCATCCCAAAATCAAGTGACCGACCAACCAATTCCGCCTTGTGGTGCCTGCCGACAGTCTATTGCAGAATACGAAGTTAAGCAGAAACAACCTATAGAAATATATTTTATGGGAGCGAAAGGCAAGGTTGTAAAATCAAATTCTTTGGCCAATCTATTGCCACTTCTTTTCGAAAATTCAGTATTATAG
- the porV gene encoding type IX secretion system outer membrane channel protein PorV — translation MKKHILAVMAFATISATFAQENTIQEIPSTFDSRVITTGLPFMLISPDARSAAMGDMGVATSVDGFSQQYNPAKYAFSEAKQGVGLSYTPYLTRLVNDISLSYLTYFNRLNEFSAFSASLKYFSLGEIVLTQDANDPGVAVKPNEFAIDAAYSLRLSDQFAMAVALRYMRSALRIGQVDPNAQPGSTFGADITGYYQSEEEAYNDFNGRWRLGFAIQNLGPRFKYDDGGQEVFQPTNLRLGAGFDFIFDQYSKLGVSAEVSKYLVPTPPIIGDRIVFTDVGGPDGTGPDGVFNPDDGDFQNDDQLEASEQDIILEGQDPNVSFLTGVFQSFGDAPGGFSEELREFTWALGAEYTYQDNFAFRAGYFNEADDKGARKFFALGAGFKYTTIGLDLSYLFSASKIQSPLENTLRFSLTFNFGDGEYDEY, via the coding sequence ATGAAAAAACACATCTTAGCCGTAATGGCTTTTGCTACAATTAGCGCAACATTTGCTCAAGAAAATACCATTCAAGAAATACCAAGCACTTTCGATAGTCGAGTAATTACAACCGGTTTACCGTTTATGCTTATTTCACCAGATGCAAGATCTGCAGCCATGGGTGATATGGGTGTGGCAACTTCTGTTGATGGATTTTCACAACAGTACAATCCTGCAAAATATGCCTTTTCTGAAGCTAAGCAAGGTGTGGGATTAAGTTATACACCTTATTTAACACGATTGGTAAATGATATTTCATTGAGTTACTTAACTTATTTTAATAGATTAAATGAATTCAGTGCATTTTCTGCAAGTCTTAAGTATTTTTCATTAGGGGAAATAGTGCTGACCCAAGATGCTAATGATCCTGGTGTGGCCGTTAAACCAAATGAATTTGCTATTGATGCCGCTTATTCGTTGCGATTAAGTGATCAATTTGCTATGGCTGTAGCTTTACGTTACATGAGGTCGGCCTTAAGAATAGGACAGGTTGATCCCAATGCACAACCAGGTAGCACATTTGGTGCAGACATCACGGGTTATTATCAAAGTGAGGAAGAAGCTTATAATGATTTTAACGGTCGATGGAGATTGGGCTTTGCCATTCAGAATTTAGGACCACGATTTAAGTACGATGATGGAGGACAGGAAGTATTTCAACCTACCAATTTGAGATTGGGTGCCGGGTTTGATTTTATTTTCGATCAATACAGTAAATTGGGCGTCTCTGCTGAGGTCTCTAAGTATTTAGTGCCTACACCGCCAATTATCGGAGATAGAATTGTGTTTACGGATGTTGGAGGTCCAGACGGTACAGGGCCAGATGGCGTATTTAATCCAGATGATGGGGATTTTCAGAACGATGACCAATTAGAAGCTTCAGAACAAGATATTATCCTTGAAGGTCAAGACCCAAACGTTAGTTTTTTAACTGGCGTTTTCCAATCGTTCGGTGATGCACCAGGCGGTTTTAGTGAAGAGTTAAGGGAGTTTACTTGGGCTTTAGGAGCAGAATATACCTACCAAGACAACTTTGCATTTAGAGCAGGTTACTTCAACGAAGCAGATGATAAAGGCGCACGTAAATTTTTTGCCTTAGGAGCAGGTTTTAAATACACAACCATTGGTCTTGATTTATCCTATTTATTTTCGGCTTCCAAAATTCAAAGTCCTTTAGAAAATACCTTGCGTTTTTCTTTAACATTTAATTTTGGAGATGGCGAATATGATGAATATTAG
- the porU gene encoding type IX secretion system sortase PorU encodes MKNCYLIVLSLFTMFCFGQQKKFSINWNGNKILQTAYSKIEVPAFDADHFNYNDTYGLTYFAQWESKGGSIDENSVQLTNIVYEIISKAELKDLNPELIPNSPKYSLNNTNARDKRATYFELCPIIKDNGAYKKITSFTLIYNIRSGGSGNSARGVNEITSSVLSTGQWYRFYIEESGVYQLSKSFLSSLGINTNSVDPRNIKIYGNGGRMLPLQNSANYPFDVVENAVKFVGEEDGSFDNNDYILFYGEGPKTYSEESETNINLYTDKTYYYVNVSSGTGKRMLPMPTINAAADFQINTFQDYQFYEVDEYNLAKLGRKWFGDEFDIENQRTYDFEFPNLVTTVPVDFKIVVGSVSETLGSTMGITINGNQVSTLGLGIISPGSVLATERTYSGQQNITSNAISVTLDYNNNGNPSANAYLNYINIEATRNLIYDGGQLVFKNKDVITTPGIAEYNLSSASSVSEVWDITDRFNVSNFINSTSATNIDFKAQSGEERTYLAFSYSSVLSPLKDARSTVANQNLKGTIFNNNQGEFEDIDYIILSPSQFLSQAERLAEINRNQYNLNVKVVDLQTIYNEFSTGSQDIAALRNFIKYVYDNASTPSKRLKYLCLFGDGSYDYKNRLNNNTNLVPSWYSMSSFSLSSSFVSDDFYAMLDDNEGGMTTSIDRMDIAVGRILAEDLQRAKEMVDKINSYYQSDAYGSWRNNIVLISDDVDVQWERILQETTDGIGEEIKAENPFMNVKKMHADAFEQESSAAGNRYPKVNKAIKDAIEVGALVVNYFGHGGEDGLAKERIFDKFDAQEVNNICKFNLFVTITCEYTKFDDPNRDTAGEFTFWNKNGGAIGLVTSTRQIFVTVGVSYNEVFNDYLFAFNNNEYPSVAEVLRRTKIDNSIAGITQKRLIFLIGDPAMKLAFPKPDIKLTKVNDVDITQPIDTLKALSYTKMAGEVVDINGNLLSNYNGTLTATIFDKQIDRQTLANDGVTDNNGPIILDFITLGEVVFKGQASVENGQFEFDFIVPRDIGIPVGNGKVSFYAQTDNPLSDQAGANFDVKIGGINENAAEDNIGPVINLFMNDENFVSGGITNESPTLLAKLQDENGINTASGIGHDITAIIDGDETNPIVLNNYYQANVDDYTNGVVTYPFRDLEPGLHTLTLKAWDVYNNSSTAEIQFVVFDKDEELVINNVLNYPNPFVSYTEFWFNHNSVEPLDISVQIFTVSGKLVRTLNGQTSGGSKAVSSLSKDIVWDGRDDFGDKIGKGVYVYKLKVKSNRLNKQVEKIQKLVIL; translated from the coding sequence ATGAAAAATTGCTATTTAATCGTTCTATCATTATTTACGATGTTTTGTTTTGGACAACAAAAAAAATTTAGCATCAATTGGAACGGAAATAAGATTTTACAAACCGCGTATAGTAAAATTGAAGTGCCTGCTTTTGATGCTGATCATTTTAATTATAATGATACCTATGGATTAACCTATTTTGCGCAATGGGAAAGCAAAGGAGGCTCAATAGATGAGAATTCAGTGCAATTAACCAATATTGTTTACGAAATCATTTCTAAAGCGGAACTAAAGGATTTAAATCCTGAATTAATTCCTAATTCGCCTAAGTATTCATTGAACAATACCAACGCTAGAGATAAGCGAGCAACTTATTTTGAATTGTGTCCTATTATAAAGGACAATGGCGCTTATAAAAAAATAACCAGTTTCACTTTAATATATAACATACGTTCTGGTGGATCTGGAAATAGTGCTAGAGGCGTGAATGAAATTACAAGTTCAGTTTTAAGCACAGGGCAATGGTATCGTTTTTACATAGAAGAATCTGGTGTCTATCAATTATCTAAAAGTTTTTTAAGTAGTTTGGGCATTAATACCAACTCGGTAGATCCAAGGAATATTAAAATTTATGGTAATGGAGGACGAATGTTGCCTTTACAGAATTCTGCCAATTATCCTTTTGATGTTGTAGAAAACGCCGTAAAATTTGTGGGAGAAGAGGACGGAAGTTTTGACAACAACGATTATATCCTTTTTTATGGTGAAGGCCCTAAAACCTATAGTGAAGAAAGTGAAACCAATATCAATTTATATACCGATAAAACATATTACTACGTAAATGTAAGCTCGGGAACAGGAAAGCGTATGCTGCCTATGCCAACCATTAATGCTGCTGCGGATTTTCAAATTAATACCTTTCAAGATTACCAGTTCTATGAAGTTGATGAATACAACCTTGCAAAATTAGGTCGTAAATGGTTTGGTGATGAATTTGATATTGAAAACCAACGAACTTATGATTTTGAATTTCCTAACCTGGTGACTACTGTTCCCGTAGATTTTAAAATTGTTGTTGGTTCCGTTTCAGAAACACTTGGATCTACAATGGGTATTACAATAAATGGTAATCAAGTTTCAACTTTGGGTTTGGGAATAATAAGCCCTGGTTCAGTTTTAGCGACAGAGCGAACTTATTCTGGTCAACAAAATATTACTTCTAATGCTATTTCAGTAACATTAGATTATAATAATAACGGAAATCCTTCAGCAAACGCATATCTTAATTATATTAATATTGAAGCCACCAGAAATTTAATATACGATGGAGGCCAATTAGTTTTCAAAAATAAAGACGTTATTACAACACCAGGAATTGCTGAATATAACTTATCTAGCGCATCGTCGGTATCTGAAGTTTGGGATATTACAGATCGTTTTAATGTGAGTAATTTTATAAATTCAACCAGTGCAACTAACATAGATTTTAAGGCACAATCTGGTGAAGAAAGAACGTATTTGGCATTTTCTTATTCAAGCGTTTTATCACCATTAAAAGACGCGAGGTCAACTGTGGCTAATCAAAATTTAAAAGGAACTATTTTTAATAATAACCAAGGTGAGTTTGAAGATATTGATTATATCATTTTATCTCCATCTCAGTTTTTGTCTCAAGCAGAACGGTTAGCTGAAATTAATAGAAATCAATACAATTTAAATGTAAAAGTAGTTGATTTACAAACTATTTATAATGAGTTTAGTACAGGTAGCCAAGATATTGCTGCGTTAAGAAATTTTATTAAATATGTATATGATAATGCAAGTACTCCTAGTAAACGCCTTAAATATCTTTGTTTATTTGGTGATGGATCTTACGATTATAAAAATAGGTTAAACAATAATACAAACTTGGTGCCTTCATGGTATTCAATGTCTAGTTTTAGCCTTTCTAGTTCATTTGTTTCAGATGATTTCTATGCCATGTTAGATGATAATGAAGGCGGAATGACAACAAGTATTGACAGAATGGATATTGCTGTTGGTAGAATTTTAGCAGAAGATCTGCAGCGAGCTAAAGAAATGGTCGATAAAATTAATTCATATTATCAATCTGATGCCTATGGCAGTTGGCGAAATAATATAGTACTTATTTCTGATGATGTTGATGTGCAATGGGAAAGAATTCTGCAAGAAACAACCGATGGCATTGGAGAGGAAATAAAAGCGGAAAATCCTTTTATGAATGTAAAAAAAATGCATGCCGATGCTTTTGAACAAGAATCTTCGGCTGCGGGTAATCGTTATCCTAAGGTAAACAAAGCTATTAAGGATGCGATTGAAGTTGGAGCTTTAGTGGTTAATTATTTTGGGCATGGTGGTGAGGATGGTTTAGCAAAGGAGCGTATTTTCGATAAGTTCGACGCTCAGGAAGTTAACAATATCTGTAAGTTTAATTTATTTGTAACAATAACTTGTGAATATACCAAGTTCGATGATCCAAACAGAGATACAGCAGGTGAGTTTACTTTTTGGAATAAAAATGGTGGTGCAATAGGACTTGTTACTTCTACACGGCAAATTTTTGTTACTGTTGGAGTATCTTATAATGAAGTGTTTAATGATTATTTATTTGCTTTTAACAACAATGAATACCCTTCGGTAGCTGAAGTATTAAGAAGAACAAAAATAGACAATAGTATTGCTGGGATTACTCAGAAACGATTAATATTTCTGATAGGGGACCCTGCAATGAAACTGGCATTTCCGAAACCAGATATTAAATTAACTAAAGTTAATGATGTAGATATTACACAGCCTATTGACACGTTAAAGGCTCTAAGTTACACAAAGATGGCTGGTGAAGTTGTAGATATTAACGGTAATCTATTATCAAATTATAATGGTACACTAACGGCTACTATTTTTGATAAACAAATAGATAGACAGACCTTAGCTAATGATGGTGTTACAGATAATAATGGTCCAATAATTTTAGATTTTATCACATTAGGTGAAGTAGTTTTTAAAGGACAAGCAAGTGTAGAAAATGGACAGTTTGAATTCGACTTTATTGTACCAAGAGATATTGGGATTCCCGTTGGCAATGGCAAAGTTAGTTTTTATGCACAAACAGATAACCCACTTTCTGATCAGGCAGGAGCTAATTTCGATGTTAAAATTGGTGGTATTAACGAAAATGCAGCAGAAGATAATATCGGACCCGTCATTAATTTGTTTATGAATGATGAAAACTTTGTTTCTGGTGGTATAACCAACGAATCACCAACCTTGCTAGCTAAGCTTCAAGATGAGAATGGCATTAATACAGCCAGTGGCATTGGTCACGATATTACGGCGATAATTGATGGTGACGAAACCAATCCAATAGTTCTAAACAATTACTACCAAGCCAATGTAGATGATTATACCAATGGTGTTGTTACCTATCCTTTTAGGGATTTAGAGCCAGGCTTACATACCTTAACTTTAAAGGCTTGGGATGTCTATAATAATTCGTCGACGGCAGAAATTCAGTTTGTGGTTTTTGATAAAGATGAAGAATTAGTAATCAATAACGTATTAAATTACCCCAATCCATTTGTGAGTTATACAGAATTTTGGTTCAATCACAATAGTGTAGAACCTTTAGATATTTCTGTTCAGATATTCACGGTTTCTGGTAAATTAGTGAGAACTTTAAATGGTCAAACCTCAGGAGGAAGTAAGGCCGTTAGCTCATTGTCCAAAGACATTGTTTGGGATGGAAGAGACGATTTTGGTGATAAAATAGGAAAAGGAGTCTATGTCTATAAACTAAAAGTGAAATCTAACCGTTTGAATAAACAAGTTGAAAAGATTCAAAAATTGGTAATATTATAA
- the gldJ gene encoding gliding motility lipoprotein GldJ, producing MDMKNVSNLKFLIAITLCASIVSCNRSSNSGNVDSATGWKINDKNGGFQYNTQFKEQETPPGTAFIEGGTFTMGKVGDDPMHDWNNTPNQQHIQSFYMDETEVTNINYTFYLDYLKNVYPPDDPNFALIYKGALPDTLVWRNRLGYNEMMTENYLRHPGYANYPVVGVSWIQAVEYANWRTDRVAEMALQEAGYIKRDAHLTDVNAESTFSTDTYINAPSQTYGGNTEVLEGGKRREQTDAEGNPINVYASRETGLIPVKFRLPTEAEWEYAALGMSELRQYNVYRGRKKYPWDGQYTRSGKRVNRGDQMANFKQGKGDYGGIAGWSDDGADITAEVKTYAPNDYGLYDMAGNVSEWVADVYRPIVDDEFNDFNYYRGNVYTKNAINEDGTVKIVTSDEIVYDTTSTGKIVARDLPGEIARIPIDEDETYLRTNFSQSDNRNYRDGDKRSSRYYRENFEETEGEKESTTGKMYNSPKHVVQVDSTEGGLVREYDQSNSRTSLINDEVRVYKGGSWRDRAYWIDPAQRRYFPQDMATDDIGFRCAVSRVGSKSNNGGKRRN from the coding sequence ATGGATATGAAAAATGTCTCAAACCTAAAATTTCTAATAGCAATAACGCTTTGCGCTTCGATTGTAAGTTGCAACCGTTCTTCTAATTCTGGCAACGTAGATAGTGCCACAGGCTGGAAAATCAACGATAAAAATGGTGGTTTTCAGTACAACACACAATTCAAAGAACAGGAGACGCCTCCTGGAACTGCTTTCATTGAAGGTGGAACTTTTACAATGGGTAAAGTAGGTGATGATCCGATGCATGATTGGAACAACACCCCTAATCAACAACACATCCAGTCATTTTATATGGATGAAACTGAAGTTACCAATATTAACTATACATTTTACTTAGATTACCTAAAAAATGTATATCCACCAGATGATCCTAATTTCGCTTTAATATATAAAGGCGCACTTCCAGATACTTTAGTATGGAGAAATCGCTTAGGTTACAACGAAATGATGACTGAAAACTATTTGCGTCATCCAGGCTATGCAAATTATCCTGTGGTTGGTGTTAGTTGGATTCAAGCCGTTGAATATGCCAACTGGAGAACTGACCGTGTTGCTGAAATGGCTTTACAAGAAGCTGGTTACATAAAAAGAGATGCGCACCTTACAGATGTAAATGCAGAAAGCACATTTAGCACTGATACATACATCAATGCACCTTCACAAACTTATGGTGGAAATACAGAAGTTTTGGAAGGCGGAAAACGCAGGGAACAGACAGATGCAGAAGGTAATCCAATCAACGTTTATGCAAGTCGAGAAACGGGTTTGATTCCTGTAAAATTTAGACTACCAACGGAAGCTGAATGGGAATATGCAGCATTAGGCATGAGTGAATTACGTCAGTATAATGTTTATAGAGGACGTAAAAAATATCCTTGGGATGGTCAATATACAAGATCAGGAAAACGTGTAAATCGTGGTGATCAAATGGCTAACTTTAAGCAAGGTAAAGGAGATTACGGTGGAATTGCAGGTTGGTCTGATGATGGTGCTGATATTACAGCAGAAGTTAAAACTTATGCACCTAATGATTACGGATTATATGATATGGCCGGAAACGTTTCTGAATGGGTTGCCGATGTTTACAGACCTATTGTAGATGATGAGTTTAATGACTTTAACTACTACAGAGGAAATGTATATACCAAAAATGCCATTAATGAAGATGGAACTGTAAAAATCGTAACCTCTGACGAAATTGTTTACGATACAACAAGTACAGGTAAAATTGTGGCTAGGGATTTACCAGGTGAAATTGCAAGAATTCCTATTGACGAAGATGAAACCTATTTAAGAACCAACTTTAGTCAAAGTGATAATAGAAATTACAGAGACGGTGACAAACGTTCTTCTCGCTACTACAGAGAAAACTTTGAAGAAACCGAAGGTGAAAAAGAAAGTACTACTGGGAAAATGTACAATTCACCGAAGCATGTTGTTCAAGTAGATTCTACGGAAGGCGGATTAGTTAGAGAATATGACCAGTCTAACAGCAGAACCTCGTTGATCAATGACGAAGTAAGAGTTTATAAAGGTGGTTCTTGGAGAGATAGAGCTTACTGGATTGATCCTGCTCAACGTCGTTATTTCCCACAAGATATGGCTACTGATGATATCGGTTTTAGATGCGCAGTATCTAGAGTTGGCTCTAAGAGCAACAATGGAGGAAAGAGACGAAACTAA